In the genome of Lysobacter sp. 5GHs7-4, the window TGCGCGAACACGCCGGCGCTGGCGCGCTGCGCGCTGGACCAGTCGTGATGGAAATACAGCGCGGCGCCGTGGTCGATCAGGTGCAGGCGGCGGTGCCAGACCAGCAGGTTGGTGTTGCGCGCGGTGCGGTCGACATTGCTCAGGTAGGCGTCGAACCAGACCACGCGCGAGGCCAGGTCCGGATCGGGCTGGTCGACCAGCGGGTCGTAGTTGACCGCGCCGGGCAGGTAATCCAAGGCCAGGTTGAGGCCGGCGCTTTCGCGGATCAGGTGCTGGATCTCGGGATCGGGCTCGGTGCGCGCCAGCTCGGGGTCGAGCTCGGCCAGTACGATCTCCGGCATCGGCAGGCCCAGGGCGCGCGCGAGTTCGCCGCCGATCAACTCGGCGATCAGGGCCTTGCGGCCCTGACCGGCGCCGCGGAACTTCAGCACGTACAGGCCGTCGTCGTCGCCTTCGACCACGGCCGGCAGCGAACCGCCTTCGCGCAGCGGCGTGACATAACGGGTGGCGGCGATGGTTCTCAAGGAGGCGGCGCTACGTTCCGCCGCGCGTGGGCGGCATGGGCCGCCCACATTAGGTGGCGCGCGCGCAAATGCAAAGCGCCGGCCGTGCCGCGGGGTTCGCGCTCAGGCCGCCTCGCGCAGCCCGCGCGCCGCCGCCAGGTCCGCGACCAGGGCATCCACGCGCGTCTCCGCCTGCGCGATCGACTCGGCCAGGCGCGCATCGGCGAACTCGTCGTATTCGATCGCCACGCCGTGCGCGTCGACGATGCCCAGATAGCCGAACGCGGTGCGCACGCTGGCTTCGCCGTGGTTGAGGTGGCCCAGGCGCGG includes:
- a CDS encoding HipA family kinase, with amino-acid sequence MRTIAATRYVTPLREGGSLPAVVEGDDDGLYVLKFRGAGQGRKALIAELIGGELARALGLPMPEIVLAELDPELARTEPDPEIQHLIRESAGLNLALDYLPGAVNYDPLVDQPDPDLASRVVWFDAYLSNVDRTARNTNLLVWHRRLHLIDHGAALYFHHDWSSAQRASAGVFAQVQDHVLLPLATRLREADAQLAPLLTPALIERVVGLLPDTWLTDEPGFDDAEALRRGYADYLQRRVVERAGFVEEAVRAQSRYL